In Pengzhenrongella sicca, a single genomic region encodes these proteins:
- a CDS encoding glycosyltransferase family 4 protein — MTAPIGVRPLRVGIVCPYSFDVPGGVQFHVRDLAEALIARGHTVSVLAPAEDDTPVPEYLTPAGRSIAVRYNGAVARMTFGPLTAARVRRWLIAGDFDVLHLHEPITPSLGMLALWIADGPIVATFHTALIRSRPLQMTYPLVRQSMDKISARIAVSEDARRTLVEHMGGDAVVIPNGVYVDQFADAPTDPRWTGTPAAPTVAFLGRLDEPRKGLHVLLAAVPDVLKARPGARFLVAGQGETGPDEVRELIGDAASAVEFLGSITDAEKASLLRSVDVYCAPQIGGESFGIVLVEAMSAGAAVVASDLGAFRRVLDDGAAGTLFRLGDSADLAATLTRVLSDPELRAVTVKRGRETVRQYDWSAVTSEILAVYEMVAGADTGEVGERRRVGEDPSSRRGALGRLVRGDRGGDS, encoded by the coding sequence ATGACCGCGCCGATCGGCGTGCGCCCCCTGCGCGTCGGCATCGTGTGCCCGTACTCCTTCGACGTGCCCGGTGGGGTTCAGTTCCACGTCCGCGACCTCGCCGAGGCGCTCATCGCGCGCGGGCACACCGTCTCGGTGCTCGCTCCGGCCGAGGACGACACGCCGGTCCCGGAGTACCTCACCCCGGCCGGCCGCTCGATCGCGGTGCGGTACAACGGCGCGGTCGCGCGGATGACCTTCGGACCGCTCACCGCCGCGCGCGTGCGGCGCTGGCTCATCGCGGGCGACTTCGACGTGCTGCACCTGCACGAGCCGATCACGCCGAGCCTCGGGATGCTCGCGCTGTGGATCGCCGACGGGCCGATCGTCGCGACCTTCCACACCGCGCTCATCAGGTCACGCCCGCTGCAGATGACCTACCCGCTCGTGCGCCAGAGCATGGACAAGATCTCGGCGCGCATCGCGGTGTCCGAGGACGCGCGGCGCACGCTCGTCGAGCACATGGGGGGCGACGCCGTCGTCATTCCCAACGGGGTGTACGTCGACCAGTTCGCGGACGCGCCGACCGACCCGCGCTGGACGGGCACCCCCGCGGCCCCCACCGTCGCGTTCCTCGGCCGGCTCGACGAGCCGCGCAAGGGCCTCCATGTGCTCCTGGCGGCGGTGCCCGACGTGCTCAAGGCTCGCCCGGGCGCGCGGTTCCTCGTCGCGGGGCAGGGCGAGACCGGCCCGGACGAGGTCCGCGAGCTCATCGGCGACGCCGCGAGCGCGGTCGAGTTCCTCGGCTCCATCACCGACGCCGAGAAGGCGAGCCTGCTGCGGTCCGTCGACGTCTACTGCGCTCCGCAGATCGGCGGGGAGAGCTTCGGCATTGTGCTCGTCGAGGCGATGAGCGCGGGCGCGGCGGTCGTCGCGAGCGACCTGGGCGCCTTCCGCCGGGTGCTCGACGACGGCGCGGCTGGCACGCTGTTCCGCCTCGGCGACTCGGCCGACCTGGCCGCGACCCTGACCCGCGTGCTCTCGGACCCCGAGCTGCGCGCGGTGACCGTCAAGCGGGGACGCGAGACGGTGCGCCAGTACGACTGGTCGGCCGTGACCAGCGAGATCCTCGCCGTGTACGAGATGGTCGCTGGGGCCGACACCGGCGAGGTCGGCGAACGCCGGCGCGTCGGCGAGGACCCGTCGTCGCGCCGCGGCGCGCTCGGCCGGCTCGTCCGCGGCGACCGGGGCGGCGACTCGTGA
- a CDS encoding phosphatidylinositol mannoside acyltransferase — protein sequence MNAGRAFTLAWRVGGRLPEPVLRAAAALGADVAWLRRGAGVRQLERNLARVRPGASARELRRLSRAGMRSYLRYYRETFALRSYSPAQIAARARMVGAEPLHAEIAAGRTVLMALGHTGNWDLAGAYATVHLGPVTTVAERLEPEEVFQDFLALRQSMGITIIALDAGGGQVFRSLLTVARGGPALLPLLADRDLTTHGIEVDLFGSRARVAAGPAALAVATGAMLVPTMVYYERLRGARRRAAGSPWGVVLDFGAPLAVPTDDRPRHEKITAVTQAWVDAVAAGIDAHPQDWHMLQKIFIADLDPERYAATVAAQGPQR from the coding sequence GTGAACGCGGGCCGCGCCTTCACGCTCGCGTGGCGCGTCGGCGGGCGGTTGCCCGAGCCGGTGCTGCGCGCGGCGGCCGCGCTCGGCGCCGACGTCGCGTGGTTGCGGCGCGGGGCCGGGGTCCGGCAGCTCGAGCGGAACCTCGCGCGTGTCCGCCCGGGTGCCAGCGCGCGCGAGCTGCGCCGGCTCTCGCGCGCCGGCATGCGGTCCTACCTGCGCTACTACCGCGAGACGTTCGCGCTGAGGTCGTACAGCCCGGCCCAGATCGCCGCGCGCGCCCGGATGGTCGGCGCGGAGCCCCTGCACGCCGAGATCGCGGCCGGCCGCACCGTGCTCATGGCACTCGGGCACACCGGCAACTGGGACCTCGCGGGCGCCTACGCGACGGTGCACCTGGGGCCCGTCACGACCGTCGCCGAGCGGCTCGAGCCCGAGGAGGTGTTCCAGGACTTCCTCGCGCTCCGGCAGAGCATGGGGATCACGATCATCGCCCTCGACGCCGGCGGCGGGCAGGTCTTCCGCTCCCTGCTCACAGTCGCCCGCGGCGGCCCCGCCCTGCTGCCCCTGCTCGCCGACCGGGACCTGACGACCCACGGCATCGAGGTCGACCTGTTCGGCTCGCGCGCCCGCGTGGCCGCAGGCCCCGCGGCCCTCGCGGTGGCGACCGGCGCGATGCTCGTGCCGACGATGGTCTACTACGAACGCCTGCGCGGGGCCCGGCGCCGCGCGGCCGGCTCACCCTGGGGCGTCGTGCTCGACTTCGGCGCGCCGCTGGCCGTGCCGACCGACGACCGGCCTCGGCACGAGAAGATCACGGCCGTGACCCAGGCCTGGGTCGACGCCGTCGCGGCCGGGATCGACGCCCACCCGCAGGACTGGCACATGCTGCAGAAGATCTTCATCGCCGACCTCGACCCCGAGCGCTACGCCGCGACCGTGGCCGCGCAGGGCCCGCAGCGATGA
- the pgsA gene encoding phosphatidylinositol phosphate synthase: MLNHLRGAMTTVMSPIAARLLRAGVTPDAVTITGTAAVVLAALTLFPTGHLLAGTLVIAVFVLTDSLDGTMARQSGRSSSWGAFLDSTLDRFADAAIFAGLVLYFFGRGDDELAGGLALACLVLGSIVPYARARAEGLGMTAAIGIAERADRLFAVLLGTLLVGSGLPPVVLTVILALLAVASAVTIVQRMTTVRRQAGTRA; encoded by the coding sequence GTGCTGAACCACCTTCGCGGCGCCATGACCACGGTCATGTCGCCGATCGCCGCGCGCCTCCTGCGCGCGGGCGTGACCCCCGACGCGGTCACGATCACCGGGACCGCCGCCGTCGTCCTCGCCGCGCTGACGCTCTTCCCCACGGGTCACCTGCTCGCGGGCACCCTGGTGATCGCGGTCTTCGTGCTCACCGACTCCCTCGACGGCACCATGGCCCGCCAGTCGGGCCGCTCGAGCAGCTGGGGCGCGTTCCTCGACTCGACCCTCGACCGGTTCGCCGACGCCGCGATCTTCGCCGGCCTCGTCCTGTACTTCTTCGGCCGCGGCGACGACGAGCTCGCGGGCGGCCTCGCGCTCGCCTGCCTCGTCCTCGGCTCGATCGTGCCGTACGCGCGGGCTCGCGCGGAGGGCCTCGGCATGACCGCCGCGATCGGCATCGCGGAGCGCGCCGACCGACTGTTCGCCGTGCTCCTCGGAACCCTGCTCGTCGGCTCCGGCCTGCCGCCGGTGGTGCTCACCGTCATCCTCGCGCTGCTCGCGGTCGCGAGCGCCGTGACGATCGTGCAGCGGATGACGACCGTCCGTCGGCAGGCGGGGACGCGCGCGTGA
- a CDS encoding HIT family protein → MAEAPDSPLEDAAGHPGVPDGFERLWTPHRMVYIGGQNKPAGSAAGADACPFCRAPTLDDASALIVARGPSAYVVLNLYPYNPGHLLVVPYRHVADYTDLTEQETLDVAELTQTAMRVVRAVSGPQGFNLGMNQGSAAGAGIAAHLHQHVVPRWGGDSNFLPIVGRTKALPELLGDTRERLAAAWPAAGSAPSRG, encoded by the coding sequence ATGGCCGAGGCCCCGGACTCGCCGCTCGAGGACGCGGCGGGCCACCCGGGCGTCCCAGACGGGTTCGAGCGGCTCTGGACGCCGCACCGGATGGTCTACATCGGCGGCCAGAACAAACCGGCCGGCTCGGCGGCCGGCGCCGACGCGTGCCCGTTCTGCCGCGCGCCCACGCTCGACGACGCGAGCGCCCTGATCGTCGCGCGCGGGCCGAGCGCCTACGTCGTGCTCAACCTGTACCCGTACAACCCCGGGCACCTGCTCGTCGTGCCGTACCGGCACGTCGCCGACTACACCGACCTGACGGAGCAGGAGACGCTCGACGTCGCCGAGCTCACGCAGACGGCGATGCGGGTCGTGCGCGCCGTGTCGGGCCCGCAGGGGTTCAACCTCGGCATGAACCAGGGCTCGGCCGCGGGCGCCGGCATCGCCGCGCACCTGCACCAGCACGTCGTGCCGCGGTGGGGCGGCGACTCCAACTTCCTGCCGATCGTCGGCCGGACCAAGGCGCTGCCCGAGCTGCTCGGCGACACGCGTGAGCGGCTCGCCGCGGCGTGGCCCGCCGCCGGCTCCGCCCCCTCGAGAGGATGA
- the thrS gene encoding threonine--tRNA ligase, with protein sequence MSAPSAEQLFLTVDGEGVTLAAGTTGTELYAGRREVVVVRVNGELADLHLPIPAGATVEAVTIDSPDGLAVLRHSTAHVLAQAVQQINPAAKLGIGPPITDGFYYDFDVETPFTPEDLKAIEKAMQRIVKDGQAFRRWDVTEEQARTELAAEPYKLELIGLKGTGAGTEAEAEAASVEVGLGGLSIYQNLKRDGSVVWQDLCRGPHLPSTKLIANGFQLTRSAAAYWRGSEKNPMLQRVYGTAWPTKDELRAHLDRIAEAERRDHRKIGAELDLFSFPEELGSGLPVFHPKGGIIRKEMEDYSRQRHIDAGYSFVNTPHITKANLYEISGHLDWYRDGMFPPMHVDEELNDDGTVRKPGQDYYLKPMNCPMHNLIFAARGRSYRELPLRLFEFGTVYRYEKSGVIHGLTRVRGLTQDDAHIYCTRDQMKAELTTTLQFVLDLLKDYGLEDFYLELSTRDPAKSVGTDEIWDEATRVLEEVGIASGLDLVPDPEGAAFYGPKISVQARDAIGRTWQMSTIQLDFNLPERFDLEYTASDGTRQRPVMIHRALFGSVERFFAVLTEHYAGAFPAWLAPVQVIAVPVAEPFNDYLADVVAQLKAQGIRAELDASEDRFGKKIRTASTQKVPFVLIAGGEDVEAGAVSFRYRDGRQENGVPIADAIERIVAAVRDRVQV encoded by the coding sequence GTGTCTGCCCCGTCCGCAGAGCAGCTGTTCCTGACCGTCGACGGCGAAGGCGTCACGCTGGCCGCCGGCACGACGGGCACGGAGCTGTACGCCGGGCGGCGCGAGGTCGTCGTCGTCCGGGTCAACGGAGAGCTCGCCGATCTGCACCTGCCGATCCCGGCCGGCGCGACCGTCGAGGCCGTCACGATCGACTCCCCGGACGGGCTCGCCGTGCTGCGGCACTCGACCGCGCACGTGCTCGCGCAGGCGGTGCAGCAGATCAACCCCGCCGCGAAGCTCGGGATCGGGCCGCCGATCACGGACGGCTTCTACTACGACTTCGACGTCGAGACCCCGTTCACCCCCGAGGACCTCAAGGCGATCGAGAAGGCGATGCAGCGCATCGTCAAGGACGGCCAGGCGTTCCGCCGCTGGGACGTCACCGAGGAGCAGGCGCGCACCGAGCTCGCGGCCGAGCCGTACAAGCTCGAGCTCATCGGCCTCAAGGGCACCGGCGCGGGAACCGAGGCCGAGGCCGAGGCGGCGAGCGTCGAGGTCGGCCTCGGCGGGCTCAGCATCTACCAGAACCTCAAGCGCGACGGATCGGTCGTGTGGCAGGACCTGTGCCGCGGGCCGCACCTGCCCAGCACCAAGCTCATCGCCAACGGCTTCCAGCTCACGCGCAGCGCCGCGGCGTACTGGCGCGGCTCGGAGAAGAACCCGATGCTGCAGCGCGTGTACGGGACGGCGTGGCCGACCAAGGACGAGCTGCGTGCCCACCTGGACCGGATCGCCGAGGCGGAACGCCGCGACCACCGCAAGATCGGCGCGGAGCTCGACCTGTTCTCGTTCCCCGAAGAGCTCGGCTCGGGCCTGCCCGTCTTCCACCCCAAGGGCGGGATCATCCGCAAGGAGATGGAGGACTACTCGCGCCAGCGGCACATCGACGCCGGCTACTCCTTCGTCAACACCCCCCACATCACCAAGGCGAACCTGTACGAGATCTCCGGGCACCTCGACTGGTACCGCGACGGGATGTTCCCGCCCATGCACGTGGACGAGGAGCTCAACGACGACGGCACCGTGCGCAAGCCCGGGCAGGACTACTACCTCAAGCCGATGAACTGCCCGATGCACAACCTCATCTTCGCGGCGCGCGGGCGGTCCTACCGCGAGCTGCCGCTGCGGCTGTTCGAGTTCGGCACCGTGTACCGGTACGAGAAGTCCGGCGTCATCCACGGCCTGACCCGCGTGCGCGGGCTCACGCAGGACGACGCCCACATCTACTGCACGCGGGACCAGATGAAGGCCGAGCTCACCACGACGCTGCAGTTCGTGCTCGACCTGCTCAAGGACTACGGCCTCGAGGACTTCTACCTCGAGCTCTCGACCCGGGACCCCGCCAAGTCCGTCGGCACCGACGAGATCTGGGACGAGGCGACGCGCGTGCTCGAGGAGGTCGGCATCGCGTCGGGCCTCGACCTCGTGCCTGACCCGGAGGGCGCCGCGTTCTACGGCCCGAAGATCTCCGTGCAGGCGCGCGACGCCATCGGCCGGACCTGGCAGATGTCCACGATCCAGCTCGACTTCAACCTGCCCGAGCGCTTCGACCTCGAGTACACCGCGAGCGACGGGACGCGCCAGCGCCCCGTGATGATCCACCGGGCCCTGTTCGGCTCGGTCGAGCGCTTCTTCGCGGTCCTCACCGAGCACTACGCCGGGGCGTTCCCGGCCTGGCTGGCTCCCGTCCAGGTCATCGCGGTCCCCGTCGCCGAGCCGTTCAACGACTACCTCGCGGACGTCGTCGCGCAGCTCAAGGCTCAGGGGATCCGGGCCGAGCTCGACGCGAGCGAAGACCGCTTCGGCAAGAAGATCCGCACCGCGAGCACCCAGAAGGTGCCGTTCGTGCTGATCGCGGGCGGCGAGGACGTCGAGGCGGGTGCCGTGTCGTTCCGCTACCGCGACGGCCGGCAGGAGAACGGCGTGCCGATCGCGGACGCGATCGAGCGCATCGTGGCGGCCGTTCGCGACCGCGTGCAGGTGTGA
- a CDS encoding SsgA family sporulation/cell division regulator, whose product MAPRAFDVVEVVTMQLVLSDATVLGVTAELGFRAADPYTVRAVFTGPHSMSTWLIGRDLLAQGLAATQTTPAGTGDVRVWRDDDPAYVLVSLSGVEGNALLASPAEPVERFVATTRQLVPFGTESTRMDPEISRLIAALLTA is encoded by the coding sequence ATGGCACCACGCGCGTTTGACGTCGTCGAAGTCGTGACGATGCAGTTGGTGCTGTCTGACGCGACCGTGCTCGGCGTCACCGCCGAGCTCGGGTTCCGTGCCGCCGATCCCTACACCGTGCGCGCCGTGTTCACCGGCCCGCACTCGATGTCCACCTGGCTCATCGGCCGCGACCTCCTCGCGCAGGGTCTGGCCGCCACCCAGACCACCCCCGCGGGCACCGGCGACGTGCGCGTCTGGCGCGACGACGACCCCGCCTACGTGCTCGTCTCGCTGAGCGGCGTCGAGGGCAACGCCCTGCTGGCCTCCCCCGCCGAGCCCGTCGAGCGCTTCGTCGCCACGACGCGCCAGCTCGTGCCGTTCGGCACCGAGAGCACCCGGATGGACCCCGAGATCAGCCGGCTCATCGCGGCGCTGCTCACCGCCTGA
- a CDS encoding aminotransferase class IV, which yields MSVVIWSAGKLRGEGEAVATAVDHGLTVGDGVFETCGIAQGQAFALTRHLRRLHRSATGLGLAAPDEDEIRAGVAAVLAAGGLGLGRIRITVTGGPGPLGSNRAAAGSVPQTVLVLGGPAARASTVRLVRVPWVRNERSAVAGLKTTSYVENVVVLARAVAQGADEALLANTVGELCEGTGSNVFVERGGELVTPALGSGCLAGITRELLLEWAGAAGLPVREATPGELPYGVLDEVSAGTARVAITSSVRNVVPAVSLDGVAVVPGELCVAAQRLFDARVGEQIDP from the coding sequence ATGAGCGTCGTGATCTGGTCGGCAGGCAAGCTCCGGGGCGAGGGCGAGGCGGTCGCGACCGCCGTCGATCACGGGCTGACCGTGGGTGACGGGGTGTTCGAGACCTGCGGCATCGCGCAGGGCCAGGCGTTCGCGCTCACCCGCCACCTGCGCCGGCTCCACCGCTCCGCGACGGGCCTCGGCCTCGCGGCGCCCGACGAGGACGAGATCCGGGCCGGCGTCGCGGCCGTGCTCGCGGCGGGGGGCCTCGGCCTCGGCCGGATCCGCATCACGGTCACCGGCGGGCCGGGCCCGCTCGGGTCGAACCGGGCGGCGGCCGGCTCGGTGCCGCAGACCGTCCTCGTGCTGGGCGGCCCCGCGGCGCGCGCGAGCACCGTGCGCCTGGTGCGGGTGCCCTGGGTGCGCAACGAACGGTCCGCCGTCGCCGGGCTGAAGACGACGTCGTACGTCGAGAACGTCGTCGTCCTCGCGCGGGCCGTGGCCCAGGGCGCGGACGAGGCGCTGCTGGCCAACACCGTCGGCGAGCTGTGCGAGGGCACGGGCTCGAACGTGTTCGTCGAGCGCGGCGGCGAGCTCGTGACCCCGGCCCTCGGCTCCGGTTGCCTCGCCGGGATCACCCGCGAGTTGCTGCTCGAGTGGGCGGGGGCGGCGGGCCTCCCGGTGCGCGAGGCGACGCCGGGCGAGCTGCCATACGGGGTGCTCGACGAGGTCAGCGCGGGCACGGCTCGGGTGGCGATCACCTCGAGCGTGCGCAACGTCGTGCCCGCGGTGAGCCTCGACGGCGTCGCCGTCGTGCCGGGGGAGCTCTGCGTCGCTGCCCAGCGGCTGTTTGACGCGCGGGTTGGCGAGCAGATCGATCCGTAG
- a CDS encoding chorismate-binding protein, whose protein sequence is MPRPPVPFDDRESAGEAWFDGVQARHAVQCVDLAAEPERVAAGGFWAVVGEFDGPVRAWRFAEVRRGADAARVPVARDEGREPWRGPASSAWSTSLDRAAYVGAVATVRAQIRTGRVYQANICRVLAAPLAGAGHREPDARALARVLEAGNPAPFAGGVHVPGGGPLPPVWVVTASPELFLRLEGDLLTSAPIKGTATTVGGLQGKDRAENVMITDLVRNDLQRVCRPGTVEVTALLAVEHHPGLVHLVSTVQGRLEPAVLAAPDRWAQVLAATYPPGSVSGAPKSSALEVIAGLERAPRGPYCGVVGWIDADAGRAELAVGIRTFWWTADGAAPVRADGAESGRAHGAVPGTLRFGTGAGITWGSDPEAEWAETELKARRLVGLASG, encoded by the coding sequence GTGCCGCGCCCCCCTGTCCCGTTCGACGACCGCGAATCCGCGGGCGAGGCGTGGTTCGACGGCGTGCAGGCGCGGCACGCGGTCCAGTGCGTGGACCTCGCGGCGGAGCCGGAGCGTGTTGCCGCGGGGGGATTTTGGGCCGTGGTGGGGGAGTTCGACGGCCCCGTGCGCGCGTGGCGCTTCGCGGAGGTCCGCCGGGGCGCCGACGCCGCACGTGTGCCCGTCGCGCGCGACGAGGGTCGGGAGCCGTGGCGCGGCCCGGCGTCGTCGGCGTGGTCGACGTCACTCGACCGCGCCGCCTACGTCGGCGCCGTGGCGACGGTCCGGGCGCAGATCCGGACCGGCCGGGTCTACCAGGCGAACATCTGCCGGGTGCTCGCGGCGCCGCTCGCGGGCGCCGGTCACCGCGAGCCGGACGCCCGCGCGCTCGCGCGGGTGCTCGAGGCCGGCAACCCCGCGCCGTTCGCCGGGGGAGTGCACGTGCCTGGCGGCGGACCGCTGCCGCCGGTGTGGGTGGTGACCGCGTCCCCGGAGCTGTTCCTGCGCCTCGAGGGCGACCTGCTCACGTCCGCGCCGATCAAGGGCACCGCGACGACCGTGGGCGGCCTGCAGGGCAAGGATCGCGCCGAGAACGTGATGATCACCGACCTGGTCCGCAACGACCTGCAGCGCGTCTGCCGGCCCGGCACCGTCGAGGTCACCGCGCTGCTCGCCGTGGAGCACCACCCGGGCCTCGTGCACCTCGTCTCGACCGTCCAGGGTCGGCTGGAGCCGGCCGTCCTCGCGGCGCCCGACCGCTGGGCGCAGGTGCTCGCCGCGACGTACCCGCCGGGCTCGGTGTCGGGGGCCCCGAAGAGCTCGGCGCTCGAGGTCATCGCCGGGCTCGAGCGGGCGCCCCGCGGCCCGTACTGCGGCGTCGTGGGGTGGATCGACGCCGACGCCGGTCGCGCCGAGCTCGCGGTCGGGATCCGCACCTTCTGGTGGACCGCCGACGGCGCGGCTCCCGTGCGCGCCGACGGCGCCGAGTCCGGGCGCGCCCACGGCGCGGTACCCGGCACCCTGCGCTTCGGCACCGGCGCGGGGATCACCTGGGGGAGCGACCCCGAGGCCGAGTGGGCGGAGACGGAGCTCAAGGCGCGCCGACTGGTGGGGTTGGCCTCGGGTTAG
- a CDS encoding tyrosine-type recombinase/integrase — translation MAAILVAERQIQVRAREHAGNLWSETGLVFTTEVGTAMDPRNVLRAMSTAAKGAGLEAVSVHTLRHSAATSMLEAGVHLKAVSELLGHSDIRITGDVYGHVSPEIARAAMDSLSKDLGL, via the coding sequence GTGGCCGCGATCCTCGTGGCCGAACGCCAGATTCAAGTGCGAGCTCGCGAGCACGCAGGCAATCTCTGGTCTGAGACGGGTTTGGTCTTCACGACCGAGGTGGGCACGGCGATGGACCCGAGAAACGTGCTGCGGGCGATGTCGACCGCGGCCAAGGGAGCCGGGCTGGAGGCAGTGAGCGTGCACACGCTGCGCCACTCCGCCGCGACCTCAATGTTGGAGGCGGGCGTCCACCTCAAGGCCGTCTCGGAACTGCTCGGCCATTCCGACATCAGGATCACCGGCGACGTCTACGGGCACGTGAGTCCCGAGATCGCCCGCGCCGCGATGGACTCCCTCTCGAAAGACCTCGGGCTATAG
- a CDS encoding uracil-DNA glycosylase family protein, giving the protein MSEFDPGYRGRYLPLVRRYPDESVYPADSFRVEWGPIFHRGRLDGAARILVIGQDPAAHEAIARRILVGEAGQRAQGLLARLGITRSYVFINAFLYSVYGQGGGTRHIADPGITRYRNRWIDAIVKGQQIEAIISLGQLADQAYQAWRTTPLGASSTAAYMTVRHPTYPESASGSGAIPKASRTGCFP; this is encoded by the coding sequence GTGAGCGAGTTTGACCCTGGGTATCGCGGCCGGTACCTGCCGTTGGTGCGGCGCTATCCGGACGAGTCGGTGTATCCCGCGGATTCGTTCCGGGTGGAGTGGGGCCCGATCTTCCATCGCGGCCGCTTGGACGGGGCGGCACGAATTTTGGTAATCGGTCAGGATCCTGCCGCCCACGAGGCGATCGCGCGCCGGATCCTGGTCGGGGAGGCCGGCCAGCGAGCGCAGGGATTGCTGGCGCGACTCGGCATCACGCGCAGCTACGTCTTCATCAACGCGTTCTTGTACTCCGTCTACGGTCAGGGCGGCGGCACTCGGCACATCGCGGATCCGGGGATCACGCGGTACCGGAATCGGTGGATCGACGCGATCGTGAAAGGCCAGCAGATCGAGGCGATCATCAGCCTGGGCCAGCTCGCCGACCAGGCGTACCAGGCCTGGCGGACCACACCGCTCGGTGCCTCGAGCACTGCTGCATACATGACGGTGCGTCACCCGACGTATCCGGAGTCTGCGAGCGGGTCGGGTGCGATTCCCAAGGCTAGTCGAACCGGGTGCTTCCCCTGA
- a CDS encoding HNH endonuclease has product MLRSQLATAPVPAPDPFDGFLGALGHGFWQTATSSPLAVLPLIFLALLVVVRVYRAFRWIRLSASGRDPMRRYAGPDRAAVLYRAGARCEHDGLLSGRCAITEKLQADHIHPHSKGGSTTVGNGQALCSRHNKQKAARIPYNWELRRLERRRASYSPPGISLTVVRRSSREPQTPGRAHRR; this is encoded by the coding sequence ATGCTGAGATCGCAGTTAGCGACGGCGCCCGTCCCCGCCCCGGACCCGTTCGACGGCTTCCTAGGTGCGCTCGGTCACGGGTTCTGGCAAACCGCCACGTCGTCACCACTAGCGGTGCTGCCTCTGATCTTCCTGGCCTTGCTGGTCGTGGTCCGCGTCTACCGGGCGTTTCGGTGGATCCGGCTATCGGCTAGTGGCCGTGATCCGATGCGGCGGTACGCCGGTCCAGACCGCGCGGCAGTCCTGTACCGAGCTGGCGCGCGATGCGAGCACGACGGCCTGCTGTCCGGACGATGTGCCATCACCGAGAAACTGCAGGCTGACCACATCCACCCGCACTCGAAGGGTGGCAGCACGACCGTCGGGAACGGGCAGGCACTTTGCTCGCGGCACAACAAGCAGAAGGCGGCGAGGATCCCGTACAACTGGGAGTTGCGGCGGCTTGAACGGCGTCGAGCGAGCTACTCGCCCCCTGGGATCAGCCTGACCGTCGTTCGGCGCAGCAGCCGTGAGCCGCAGACGCCGGGCAGAGCGCACCGGCGCTGA